One region of Aurantimonas sp. HBX-1 genomic DNA includes:
- a CDS encoding endonuclease/exonuclease/phosphatase family protein, giving the protein MPRPRLSFTTFNLLNLNRPGLPLYKSSRPWTLEEYDAKIDYTARQLKTLRSDVYGFQELWHGDALGDVLSAAGMEQGYTALVPPGHDGTRIVCAGAVRNEILASDPEWIEHFPDDFVLRSGGDDEQTSDISVSVTGFSRPVLHFRIKPVANAAAIHVFVCHLKSKAPTQIFREPWYQPPVHSPYAEAIGGGLSTIRRTAEATALRMILTKLMKGTNDPVVVLGDVNDGLLSNTLNILTGQPRYLMGFQTGGGDTDLYTAQTLQQYRSTRDVYYTHVFQNERESLDQILVSQEFYDNSRRRIWSFKDLVVQNDHLNFEEHRDLGSNDHGVIRATFEFNPLKTAAEEATG; this is encoded by the coding sequence ATGCCCAGGCCCCGGTTAAGCTTTACGACCTTTAACCTTCTCAATCTCAACAGGCCGGGACTGCCGCTCTACAAGTCGAGCCGACCCTGGACTCTGGAAGAATACGACGCCAAGATCGACTACACGGCCCGGCAGCTGAAAACCCTGCGGTCCGATGTCTACGGCTTCCAGGAGCTCTGGCACGGCGACGCCCTCGGCGACGTCCTGAGCGCGGCAGGGATGGAGCAGGGCTACACGGCGCTGGTCCCGCCCGGCCATGACGGCACGCGCATCGTCTGCGCCGGGGCGGTCAGGAACGAGATCCTCGCGAGCGATCCGGAGTGGATCGAGCACTTCCCGGACGACTTCGTGCTGCGCAGCGGCGGCGACGACGAGCAGACCAGCGATATCTCGGTGTCGGTCACCGGATTTTCCCGACCGGTCCTGCACTTCCGGATCAAGCCGGTGGCGAACGCGGCCGCGATCCACGTCTTCGTCTGCCACCTGAAGTCGAAGGCGCCGACGCAGATCTTTCGCGAGCCGTGGTACCAGCCGCCGGTGCACTCCCCCTATGCCGAAGCGATCGGCGGCGGCCTCTCCACCATCCGGCGCACCGCCGAGGCGACGGCGCTGCGGATGATCCTGACGAAGCTGATGAAGGGCACCAACGATCCGGTCGTCGTCCTCGGCGACGTCAATGACGGGCTGCTCAGCAACACCCTGAACATCCTCACCGGCCAGCCGCGCTATCTCATGGGCTTCCAGACCGGCGGCGGCGACACGGATCTCTATACAGCCCAGACCCTGCAGCAATATCGCAGCACGCGCGACGTCTACTACACCCACGTCTTCCAGAACGAGCGGGAATCGCTGGACCAGATCCTGGTCAGCCAGGAATTCTACGACAACAGCCGCCGGCGCATCTGGAGCTTCAAGGACCTCGTCGTCCAGAACGACCACCTGAACTTCGAGGAGC
- a CDS encoding homoserine dehydrogenase, with translation MNSPLRLGLAGLGTVGASLARLIEAKAETLANRVGRQIEIVAVSARDRTKDRGIDIAGLAWFDDPVALAAEAEIDVFVELVGGADGPAHEAVKAALGRGIPVVTANKALLAHHGVSLARLAARKGTEILFEAAVAGGIPIIKTMREGLSGNSVSRVYGILNGTCNYMLTRMEAEGIAFDDCLADAQRLGYAEADPTFDIGGFDAAHKLAILTSLAFGCEIDLESVFIEGISAVTNDDIAAAAELGYRIKLLAVARRTDSGIEQRVHPTMIPSSSAMAQVDGVTNAVAVDTDLLGSILLAGPGAGGEATASAVLSDIMDVAGGVLPPTLGLPPAKLAPYKRARMRAHEGGYYIRLSVYDRVGAFASIARRMAENQISLESIVQRKLPGAGDPSTAPVILVTHETTEAAVRKALEAVSKDGHLKGEPKMIRIEALN, from the coding sequence ATGAACAGTCCCCTGCGACTCGGCCTGGCCGGGCTCGGAACCGTTGGCGCCAGCCTCGCCCGACTGATTGAAGCTAAGGCCGAGACGCTGGCGAACCGCGTCGGCCGGCAGATCGAAATCGTCGCGGTCTCGGCGCGCGACCGCACCAAGGATCGAGGCATCGACATCGCCGGACTCGCCTGGTTCGACGATCCCGTGGCGCTGGCCGCCGAAGCCGAGATCGACGTCTTCGTCGAACTCGTCGGCGGTGCCGACGGGCCGGCCCACGAGGCGGTGAAGGCCGCGCTCGGCCGCGGCATCCCGGTGGTCACCGCCAACAAGGCGCTGCTCGCCCATCACGGCGTCTCGCTGGCGCGGCTGGCCGCCCGCAAGGGCACCGAGATCCTGTTCGAGGCGGCGGTCGCCGGCGGCATCCCGATCATCAAGACGATGCGCGAGGGCCTTTCCGGCAATAGCGTCAGCCGCGTCTACGGCATCCTCAACGGCACCTGCAACTACATGCTCACCCGCATGGAGGCCGAGGGCATCGCCTTCGACGACTGCCTGGCCGACGCCCAGCGGCTCGGCTATGCCGAGGCGGACCCGACCTTCGACATCGGCGGCTTCGACGCCGCGCACAAGCTGGCGATCCTGACGTCGCTCGCCTTCGGCTGCGAGATCGACCTCGAGAGCGTCTTCATCGAGGGGATCTCGGCGGTCACCAACGACGACATCGCGGCCGCCGCCGAGCTCGGCTACCGGATCAAGCTGCTCGCCGTCGCCCGCCGCACCGACAGCGGCATCGAGCAGCGCGTGCATCCGACGATGATCCCGTCGAGCTCGGCGATGGCGCAGGTGGACGGCGTGACCAACGCCGTCGCCGTCGACACCGACCTGCTCGGCTCGATCCTGCTCGCCGGTCCCGGCGCCGGCGGCGAGGCGACCGCATCGGCGGTGCTTTCGGACATCATGGACGTCGCCGGCGGCGTACTGCCGCCGACGCTCGGCCTGCCTCCGGCCAAGCTCGCGCCCTACAAGCGGGCCCGGATGCGGGCCCACGAGGGCGGCTACTACATCCGCCTGTCCGTCTACGACCGGGTCGGGGCCTTCGCCTCGATCGCCCGGCGGATGGCGGAGAACCAGATCTCGCTGGAATCGATCGTGCAGCGCAAGCTGCCGGGCGCCGGCGATCCGTCCACCGCGCCGGTCATTCTCGTCACCCACGAGACCACGGAAGCTGCCGTCCGCAAGGCGCTGGAGGCGGTCTCGAAGGACGGGCACCTGAAGGGCGAGCCGAAGATGATCCGCATCGAGGCGCTGAACTAA
- the recJ gene encoding single-stranded-DNA-specific exonuclease RecJ — MSDTARTFLGVDSSLGGRRWLNALDTRAEGAALRIAQIHGLPDIVSRVLAGRGIGDADALAFLEPRLRDLMPDPATLTDMDAAAARLADAIDAGETVAIFGDYDVDGAASAALLWRYLNHFGVTATIRIPDRITEGYGPNPEAMRELASDGATLIVTVDCGTGSFESIDAARELGVDVVVLDHHQTGPELPAARAVVNPNRQDDLSGLGHLCAAGVVFMSLVALARELRRRGRPAASLPDIFQMLDLVALATVCDVVPLVGLNRAFVVQGLRVMHAQRNVGLSALARVARLAGPVECHHLGFLIGPRINAGGRIGDAWLGSRLLCLDETSEADELAARLHGLNEERQAMEQAMLQEAEAEVAAEIGTGEGPAVLVAGSAGWHPGIVGLLAARLKERHRRPAFAIAFDASGRGTGSGRSIPGFDLGRLVREAVAAGILVKGGGHAMAAGVTVQKERLGDLRAFLEAGAAASVGALREGDTLRLDGSVSAAGLTPALYATIARAGPFGAGHGEPVFALPRHRIGSSSIVGKGHVRATLSGADGSSISAIAFKAAETPVGRRLLEARDRPVHAAGTLSLDRFRGREEVRFRILDLAEAFD, encoded by the coding sequence ATGTCCGATACCGCGCGCACCTTTCTCGGCGTCGATTCCTCCCTCGGGGGCCGGCGCTGGCTGAATGCCCTCGACACGCGTGCCGAGGGCGCGGCGCTGCGCATCGCCCAGATCCACGGCCTGCCCGATATCGTCAGCCGGGTGCTGGCCGGCCGCGGCATCGGCGACGCGGACGCGCTGGCATTCCTCGAGCCGCGGCTGCGCGACCTGATGCCGGACCCGGCGACACTGACCGACATGGACGCCGCCGCGGCGCGCCTCGCCGATGCGATCGACGCGGGCGAGACGGTCGCGATCTTCGGCGACTACGACGTCGACGGAGCCGCCTCGGCGGCGCTTCTCTGGCGGTACCTCAACCATTTCGGCGTTACCGCAACGATCCGAATTCCCGACCGCATCACCGAGGGCTACGGGCCGAACCCCGAGGCTATGCGCGAGCTCGCGTCCGACGGCGCGACGCTGATCGTCACCGTCGACTGCGGCACCGGCAGCTTCGAATCGATCGACGCGGCCCGTGAACTCGGCGTCGACGTCGTCGTGCTCGACCATCACCAGACCGGGCCCGAGCTTCCTGCGGCAAGGGCGGTGGTGAACCCCAACCGGCAGGACGACTTATCCGGCCTCGGTCACCTCTGCGCCGCCGGAGTGGTGTTCATGAGTCTCGTCGCCCTGGCGCGGGAATTGCGGCGGCGCGGACGGCCGGCGGCCTCGCTGCCGGACATCTTCCAGATGCTGGATCTCGTCGCGCTGGCGACCGTCTGCGACGTCGTCCCGCTGGTCGGGCTGAACCGCGCCTTCGTCGTGCAGGGCCTCCGTGTCATGCACGCGCAGCGCAATGTCGGGCTCTCCGCCCTGGCCCGCGTGGCGCGACTCGCCGGACCGGTCGAGTGCCACCATCTCGGCTTCCTCATCGGTCCGCGGATCAACGCCGGCGGCCGCATCGGCGACGCCTGGCTCGGCAGCCGGCTGCTGTGCCTCGACGAGACGTCGGAGGCGGACGAGCTGGCGGCGCGGCTGCACGGGCTGAACGAGGAGCGCCAGGCGATGGAGCAGGCGATGCTCCAGGAGGCGGAGGCCGAAGTCGCGGCGGAGATCGGCACGGGCGAGGGGCCGGCCGTGCTGGTCGCCGGCTCGGCCGGCTGGCATCCCGGCATCGTCGGCCTGCTAGCGGCGCGGCTGAAGGAGCGCCACCGCCGGCCGGCCTTCGCCATCGCCTTCGACGCGTCCGGGCGCGGCACCGGTTCGGGCCGGTCGATCCCCGGCTTCGACCTCGGCCGGCTGGTGCGCGAGGCGGTGGCGGCGGGTATTCTGGTCAAGGGCGGCGGCCATGCCATGGCGGCCGGCGTGACCGTGCAGAAGGAGCGGCTCGGCGACCTGCGCGCGTTCCTGGAGGCGGGCGCCGCCGCGTCCGTCGGGGCGCTGCGCGAGGGCGACACGCTGAGGCTCGACGGCTCGGTCAGCGCGGCCGGCCTGACGCCGGCCCTCTACGCCACCATCGCCCGCGCCGGCCCGTTTGGCGCCGGCCACGGCGAGCCGGTCTTCGCGCTGCCGCGGCACCGCATCGGCTCTTCCTCGATCGTCGGCAAGGGCCATGTCCGCGCGACGCTCTCGGGCGCCGACGGCAGCAGCATCTCGGCGATCGCCTTCAAGGCCGCCGAAACCCCGGTCGGCCGCCGGCTGCTGGAAGCCCGCGACCGGCCGGTGCATGCGGCCGGCACGCTATCGCTCGACCGCTTCCGCGGCCGCGAGGAAGTGCGCTTCCGGATCCTCGACCTCGCCGAAGCTTTCGACTGA
- the map gene encoding type I methionyl aminopeptidase produces MTTYLAAEANPTRNTGAIRLYDAAAFDGMRRACQLTARCLDELAAIVEPGLPTEAIDRFVYDFAIANDAVPATLNYRGYTKSVCTSINHVVCHGIPNDKPLKEGDIVNIDVTLIVDGWHGDSSRMYPVGRIKRAAERLCDVTYRSLLLGIEQVRPGGNIGDIGEAIQTFAEAERCSVVRDFCGHGVGRLFHDAPNILHYGRRGEGPEMRPGMIFTIEPMINIGRPHVKILNDGWTAVTRDRSLSAQYEHTVGVTETGCEVFTLSPAGLHTPGLAADDPASPAD; encoded by the coding sequence ATGACCACCTATCTCGCAGCCGAAGCCAACCCGACGCGCAACACCGGCGCGATCCGGCTCTACGACGCGGCGGCCTTCGACGGCATGCGCCGCGCCTGCCAGTTGACGGCGCGATGCCTCGACGAGCTGGCGGCGATCGTCGAGCCGGGGCTGCCGACCGAGGCGATCGACCGGTTCGTCTACGATTTCGCCATCGCCAACGACGCGGTCCCGGCGACGCTGAACTATCGCGGCTACACCAAGAGCGTCTGCACCTCGATCAACCATGTCGTCTGCCACGGCATCCCGAACGACAAGCCGCTCAAGGAAGGCGACATCGTCAATATCGACGTGACGCTGATCGTCGACGGCTGGCACGGCGACTCCTCGCGCATGTACCCGGTCGGCCGGATCAAGCGGGCGGCCGAGCGGCTGTGCGACGTCACCTATCGCTCGCTGCTGCTGGGCATCGAGCAGGTCCGCCCGGGCGGAAACATCGGCGATATCGGGGAGGCGATCCAGACCTTCGCCGAGGCCGAGCGCTGCTCGGTGGTGCGCGACTTCTGCGGCCACGGCGTCGGTCGCTTGTTCCACGACGCGCCGAACATTCTGCATTACGGCCGCCGCGGCGAAGGTCCGGAAATGCGCCCCGGCATGATCTTCACCATCGAGCCGATGATCAATATCGGCCGGCCGCACGTGAAGATCCTCAACGACGGCTGGACCGCGGTGACGCGGGACCGTTCGCTGTCGGCGCAATACGAGCACACGGTGGGCGTCACCGAGACGGGCTGCGAGGTCTTCACGCTCTCGCCGGCCGGTCTGCATACGCCCGGGCTCGCCGCCGACGACCCGGCCAGCCCGGCCGACTAG
- the phaC gene encoding class I poly(R)-hydroxyalkanoic acid synthase, producing MTAKQPHEGKGPGPIGDDYVVRDPEAFARNMARMLEQIGKAAAAWVEPREKGEVVDSGPLPMSELVTTLSKVSEYWLTDPARAIEAQTNLFAGYMAVWNNSIRRLAGDTDLPPIAPATGDKRFADAEWQNHPFFDFIKQAYLTTARWADDLVDKAEGLDPHTRQKAAFYVRQISNAISPSNFVVTNPELYRETVACNGENLVRGMKMFAEDMAAGHGTLKLRQADYSAFKVGRDMAVTPGKVVAQNDVCQIIQYAPQTETVFKRPLLIVPPWINKFYILDLNPEKSLIAWLVGQGHTVFVVSWVNPSEKQAEKDWQAYIEEGIVFALDTIEAATGQREVNAVGYCVGGTLLGASLAYLKAGGDERIRSATFLTTQIDFTHAGDLKVFVDEAQLKLIERSMDAKGYLDGSQMATAFNMLRSGDLIWPYFVNNYLKGKEPLPFDLLYWNADSTRMPKANHLFYLRNCYLENNLSHGRMEIGGRRLDLSTVDIPIYNLATKEDHIAPARSVYVGSLAFGSDVTFVLTGSGHIAGVVNPPAKQKYQFWTGPSPDIGRSYEDWLLAAAETPGSWWPHWQEWLAPQSGPKVKARKPGGRKLKPIEDAPGSYVKVMA from the coding sequence ATGACGGCCAAGCAGCCGCACGAAGGCAAGGGCCCCGGACCGATCGGCGACGACTACGTCGTCCGCGATCCGGAAGCCTTCGCGCGCAACATGGCGCGCATGCTGGAGCAGATCGGCAAGGCGGCCGCAGCATGGGTCGAGCCGCGCGAAAAGGGCGAGGTCGTCGACAGCGGCCCGCTGCCGATGAGCGAACTGGTGACCACCTTGTCCAAGGTATCCGAATACTGGCTCACCGACCCGGCTCGCGCCATCGAGGCGCAAACCAATCTCTTCGCCGGCTACATGGCCGTGTGGAACAACTCGATACGGCGCCTGGCGGGCGACACCGACCTGCCGCCGATCGCCCCGGCCACCGGCGACAAGCGGTTTGCCGACGCCGAATGGCAGAACCACCCGTTCTTCGACTTCATCAAGCAGGCCTATCTGACCACGGCCCGATGGGCCGACGACCTGGTGGACAAGGCCGAGGGGCTCGACCCGCACACCCGCCAGAAGGCGGCCTTCTACGTGCGGCAGATATCGAACGCCATCTCGCCGTCCAACTTCGTCGTCACCAATCCCGAGCTGTATCGCGAGACCGTCGCCTGCAACGGCGAGAACCTCGTCCGCGGCATGAAGATGTTCGCCGAGGACATGGCCGCCGGGCACGGCACGCTGAAGCTGCGGCAGGCGGACTATTCGGCCTTCAAGGTCGGTCGCGACATGGCGGTGACCCCCGGCAAGGTCGTCGCCCAGAACGACGTCTGCCAGATCATCCAGTACGCGCCGCAGACCGAGACGGTGTTCAAGCGGCCGCTGCTGATCGTGCCGCCCTGGATCAACAAGTTCTACATCCTCGACCTGAACCCCGAGAAGTCGCTGATCGCCTGGCTGGTCGGCCAGGGCCACACGGTCTTCGTCGTCTCCTGGGTGAATCCGTCCGAGAAGCAGGCCGAGAAGGACTGGCAGGCCTATATCGAGGAAGGCATCGTCTTCGCCCTCGACACGATCGAGGCGGCGACCGGCCAGCGCGAGGTCAACGCCGTCGGCTACTGCGTCGGCGGCACGCTGCTTGGCGCCTCGCTGGCCTATCTCAAGGCCGGCGGCGACGAGCGCATCCGCTCCGCCACCTTCCTGACCACCCAGATCGACTTTACCCATGCCGGCGACCTGAAGGTCTTCGTCGACGAGGCGCAGCTGAAGCTGATCGAGCGGTCCATGGACGCCAAGGGCTATCTCGACGGCTCGCAGATGGCCACGGCCTTCAACATGCTGCGGTCCGGCGATCTGATCTGGCCGTATTTCGTCAACAACTATCTCAAGGGCAAGGAGCCCCTGCCCTTCGACCTGCTCTACTGGAACGCCGATTCCACCCGCATGCCGAAGGCCAACCACCTGTTCTACCTGCGCAACTGCTATCTCGAGAACAACCTGTCGCACGGCAGGATGGAGATCGGCGGCCGCCGGCTCGACCTGTCGACGGTCGACATCCCGATCTACAACCTCGCCACCAAGGAAGACCACATCGCGCCGGCGCGCAGCGTCTATGTCGGCAGCCTCGCCTTCGGCTCGGACGTCACCTTCGTCCTCACCGGCTCCGGTCACATCGCCGGCGTTGTCAATCCGCCGGCCAAGCAGAAGTACCAGTTCTGGACCGGCCCCTCGCCCGACATCGGCCGCAGCTACGAGGACTGGCTGCTCGCCGCCGCCGAAACGCCCGGCTCCTGGTGGCCGCACTGGCAGGAATGGCTGGCGCCCCAGTCCGGGCCGAAGGTCAAGGCGCGCAAGCCGGGCGGCCGCAAGCTGAAGCCGATCGAGGATGCGCCGGGCTCATACGTGAAGGTCATGGCGTAG
- a CDS encoding LL-diaminopimelate aminotransferase gives MEEFHKVRRLPPYVFEEVNRLKAAARARGADIIDLGMGNPDLPTPKFIVDKLCEVIRDPRSHRYSASKGIAGLRKAQAAYYQRRFGVKLDPATQVVATLGSKEGFANMAQAITAPGDVVLCPNPTYPIHAFGFLMAGGTIRAIPAKPDADFMVAIDRAVRYSIPKPIAIILNYPANPTAFEADLDFYREVVAFARKHSIAILSDLAYAEIFFDGSPPPSILEVDGAIDVAVEFTSMSKTFSMPGWRMGFAVGNERLLAALARVKSYLDYGAFTPIQVAATAALNAGDEVIEEVRTVYRRRRDVLVDSFGRAGWQIPAPSSTMFAWAPLPPAYRGMGSLEFSKLLIEKADVAVAPGIGFGEHGDDHVRIALVENEHRIRQAARNIRRFLATGEEAGQKVVSFAGS, from the coding sequence ATGGAAGAATTTCACAAAGTCCGCAGACTGCCGCCCTACGTCTTCGAGGAGGTCAACCGGCTGAAGGCGGCGGCACGCGCCCGCGGCGCCGACATCATCGATCTCGGCATGGGCAATCCGGACCTGCCGACGCCGAAATTCATCGTCGACAAGCTCTGCGAAGTGATCCGCGACCCGCGCTCGCACCGCTATTCGGCGTCGAAGGGCATTGCCGGCCTGCGCAAGGCGCAGGCCGCCTATTATCAGCGGCGCTTCGGGGTGAAGCTCGATCCGGCGACGCAGGTCGTGGCGACGCTCGGCTCCAAGGAAGGCTTCGCCAACATGGCGCAGGCGATCACCGCGCCCGGCGACGTGGTGCTGTGCCCGAATCCGACCTATCCGATCCATGCCTTCGGCTTCCTGATGGCCGGCGGCACGATCCGCGCCATTCCCGCCAAGCCGGATGCCGACTTCATGGTCGCGATCGACAGGGCGGTACGCTATTCGATCCCCAAGCCGATCGCGATCATCCTCAACTACCCGGCCAATCCCACCGCCTTCGAGGCCGATCTCGATTTCTACCGCGAGGTCGTCGCCTTCGCGCGCAAGCACTCGATCGCCATCCTCTCCGACCTCGCCTACGCCGAGATCTTCTTCGACGGCTCGCCGCCGCCCTCGATCCTCGAGGTCGACGGGGCGATCGACGTCGCCGTCGAGTTCACCTCGATGTCGAAGACCTTCTCGATGCCGGGCTGGCGGATGGGCTTTGCCGTCGGCAACGAACGGCTGCTGGCGGCGCTGGCGCGGGTGAAATCCTATCTCGACTACGGCGCCTTCACGCCGATCCAGGTCGCCGCCACCGCCGCGCTCAATGCCGGGGACGAGGTGATCGAGGAAGTGCGGACGGTCTATCGCCGTCGCCGCGACGTGCTGGTGGATTCGTTCGGGCGTGCCGGATGGCAGATTCCCGCGCCCTCCTCGACGATGTTCGCTTGGGCGCCGCTGCCGCCCGCCTATCGCGGCATGGGCTCGCTGGAGTTCTCCAAGCTGCTGATCGAGAAGGCGGATGTCGCCGTGGCGCCGGGCATCGGCTTCGGCGAGCACGGCGACGATCATGTCCGCATCGCGCTGGTCGAGAACGAGCATCGGATCCGGCAGGCGGCGCGCAACATCCGCCGGTTCCTTGCCACGGGCGAGGAAGCCGGGCAGAAGGTCGTTTCCTTCGCCGGGTCCTGA
- the glpX gene encoding class II fructose-bisphosphatase — MTDGNGGGEMLDRVLTLEIARVTEKAAVAAARLRGRGDEKAADQAAVDAMRSELNQLAIDGVIVIGEGERDEAPMLYIGESVGTKAGPKVDIALDPLEGTTVCAKNLPNSLAVIAMAVRGSLLNAPDVYMEKIAVGPGYPDGIVNLALSPEENLAALAKAKGVQVSEITACILDRPRHAQLIETVRAAGAAIRLIGDGDVAGVIHTTDPEETGIDIYMGIGGAPEGVLAAAALRCTGGQMQGRLQLNTNEKRARAEKMGISDPYRIYTAEEMASGDVIFAATGVTDGNLLDGVRFYRDRVTTHTLVMRSRSRTIREMRAQHYDRTKFAT, encoded by the coding sequence ATGACCGACGGCAATGGTGGCGGCGAGATGCTGGACCGGGTGCTCACTCTCGAGATCGCCCGGGTCACCGAGAAGGCGGCGGTCGCGGCGGCGAGGCTGCGCGGCCGCGGCGACGAGAAGGCCGCCGACCAGGCCGCCGTCGACGCGATGCGCTCCGAGCTCAACCAGCTGGCGATCGACGGCGTCATCGTCATCGGCGAGGGCGAGCGCGACGAGGCGCCGATGCTCTATATCGGCGAATCGGTCGGCACCAAGGCCGGGCCGAAGGTCGATATCGCGCTGGATCCGCTCGAGGGCACCACGGTCTGCGCCAAGAACCTGCCGAATTCGCTCGCGGTCATCGCCATGGCGGTGCGCGGCAGCCTGCTCAACGCGCCCGACGTCTACATGGAGAAGATCGCCGTGGGCCCCGGCTATCCGGACGGCATCGTCAACCTCGCGCTGTCGCCCGAGGAGAACCTCGCGGCGCTGGCCAAGGCGAAGGGCGTGCAGGTCTCCGAGATCACCGCCTGCATCCTCGACCGTCCCCGTCACGCGCAGCTGATCGAGACGGTCCGCGCGGCGGGCGCGGCGATCCGCCTGATCGGCGACGGCGACGTCGCCGGCGTGATCCACACGACCGACCCGGAAGAGACCGGCATCGACATCTACATGGGCATCGGCGGCGCGCCGGAAGGCGTCCTGGCGGCGGCTGCCCTGCGCTGCACCGGCGGCCAGATGCAGGGGCGGCTGCAGCTCAACACCAACGAAAAGCGCGCCCGCGCCGAGAAGATGGGGATCAGCGATCCCTACCGGATCTATACTGCCGAGGAGATGGCGTCCGGCGACGTGATCTTCGCCGCGACCGGCGTCACCGACGGCAACCTGCTCGACGGCGTGCGCTTCTATCGGGACCGGGTGACGACCCACACGCTGGTGATGCGCTCGCGTTCCCGCACCATCCGCGAGATGCGGGCGCAGCATTACGACCGGACGAAGTTCGCGACCTGA
- the radC gene encoding DNA repair protein RadC: MSPAGPEEETELPGLSEAGSSRHSPDATGSDRQASPAPHHDGHRDRLRERFAAAGADALADYELLELILFRTIPRRDVKPIAKALIARFGSLAEVLNAPRRRLTEVAGVKDAVALDLSIVAAINQRAMRSAVRRREVLSSWAAVLDYCTAAMAHESREQFRILFLDKKNALIADEVQGTGTVDHTPVYPREVVRRALELSATAIILVHNHPSGDPTPSRADIEMTRTIAEIARPLGIELHDHIIIGKAGHASLKGLRLI, from the coding sequence ATGTCGCCCGCCGGCCCCGAGGAGGAAACCGAACTGCCGGGTCTCTCGGAAGCCGGTTCGAGCCGGCATTCTCCCGACGCTACGGGCAGCGACCGGCAGGCCTCGCCCGCTCCGCACCACGACGGCCACCGCGACCGGCTACGCGAGCGCTTCGCCGCGGCGGGCGCCGATGCCCTCGCCGACTACGAACTGCTCGAGCTGATCCTGTTCCGGACGATCCCGCGCCGCGACGTCAAGCCGATCGCCAAGGCGCTTATCGCGCGCTTCGGCTCGCTTGCCGAGGTGCTCAACGCGCCGCGCCGCCGGCTCACCGAGGTCGCCGGGGTGAAGGACGCTGTGGCCCTCGACCTCTCCATCGTCGCCGCCATCAACCAGCGGGCCATGCGCTCGGCGGTCCGGCGGCGGGAGGTGCTGTCCTCCTGGGCGGCGGTGCTCGACTACTGCACGGCCGCGATGGCGCACGAGAGCCGCGAGCAGTTCCGCATCCTGTTCCTCGACAAGAAGAATGCCCTGATCGCCGACGAGGTGCAGGGCACCGGCACTGTCGACCACACGCCGGTCTATCCCCGCGAAGTGGTCCGCCGGGCGCTCGAACTGTCGGCCACCGCGATCATCCTGGTGCACAACCACCCCTCCGGCGACCCGACGCCCTCCCGCGCCGATATCGAGATGACCCGGACCATCGCCGAGATCGCCCGGCCGCTGGGCATCGAGCTTCACGACCACATCATCATCGGCAAGGCCGGCCATGCCAGCCTGAAAGGCCTCAGGCTCATCTGA